A portion of the Pan troglodytes isolate AG18354 chromosome 10, NHGRI_mPanTro3-v2.0_pri, whole genome shotgun sequence genome contains these proteins:
- the LPAR5 gene encoding lysophosphatidic acid receptor 5 has translation MLANSSSTNSSVLPCPDYRPTHRLHLVVYSLVLAAGLPLNALALWVFLRALRVHSVVSVYMCNLAASDLLFTLSLPVRLSYYALHHWPFPDLLCQTTGAIFQMNMYGSCIFLMLINVDRYAAIVHPLRLRHLRRPRVARLLCLGVWALILVFAVPAARVHRPSRCRYQDLEVRLCFESFSDELWKGRLLPLVLLAEALGFLLPLAAVVYSSGRVFWTLARPDATQSQRRRKTVRLLLANLVIFLLCFVPYNATLAVYGLLRSKLVAASVPARDRVRGVLMVMVLLAGANCVLDPLVYYFSAEGFRNTLRGLGTPHRARTLATNGTRAALAQSERSAVTTDATRPDAASQGLLRPSDSHSLSSFTQCPQDSAL, from the coding sequence ATGTTAGCCAACAGCTCCTCAACCAACAGTTCTGTTCTCCCGTGTCCTGACTACCGACCTACCCACCGCCTGCACTTGGTGGTCTACAGCTTGGTGCTGGCTGCCGGGCTCCCCCTCAACGCTCTAGCCCTCTGGGTCTTTCTGCGTGCGCTGCGTGTGCACTCGGTGGTGAGCGTGTACATGTGTAACCTGGCGGCCAGCGACCTGCTCTTCACCCTCTCGCTGCCTGTTCGTCTCTCTTACTACGCACTGCACCACTGGCCCTTCCCTGACCTCCTGTGCCAGACGACGGGCGCCATCTTCCAGATGAACATGTACGGCAGCTGCATCTTCCTGATGCTCATCAACGTGGACCGCTACGCCGCCATCGTGCACCCGCTGCGACTGCGCCACCTGCGGCGGCCCCGCGTGGCGCGGCTGCTCTGCCTGGGCGTGTGGGCGCTCATCCTGGTGTTTGCCGTGCCCGCCGCCCGCGTGCACAGGCCCTCGCGTTGCCGCTACCAGGACCTCGAGGTGCGCCTATGCTTTGAGAGCTTCAGCGACGAGCTGTGGAAAGGCAGGCTGCTGCCCCTCGTGCTGCTGGCCGAGGCGCTGGGCTTCCTGCTGCCCCTGGCGGCGGTTGTCTACTCGTCGGGCCGAGTCTTCTGGACGCTGGCGCGCCCCGACGCCACGCAGAGCCAGCGGCGGCGGAAGACCGTGCGCCTCCTGCTGGCTAACCTCGTCATCTTCCTGCTGTGCTTCGTGCCCTACAACGCCACGCTGGCGGTCTACGGGCTGCTGCGGAGCAAGCTGGTGGCGGCCAGCGTGCCTGCCCGCGATCGCGTGCGCGGGGTGCTGATGGTGATGGTGCTGCTGGCCGGCGCCAACTGCGTGCTGGACCCGCTGGTGTACTACTTTAGCGCCGAGGGCTTCCGCAACACCCTGCGCGGCCTGGGCACTCCGCACCGGGCCAGGACCTTGGCCACCAACGGGACGCGGGCGGCGCTCGCGCAATCCGAAAGGTCCGCCGTCACCACCGACGCCACCAGGCCGGATGCCGCCAGTCAGGGGCTGCTCCGACCCTCCGACTCCCACTCTCTGTCTTCATTCACACAGTGTCCCCAGGATTCCGCCCTCTGA